One genomic window of Gossypium hirsutum isolate 1008001.06 chromosome D11, Gossypium_hirsutum_v2.1, whole genome shotgun sequence includes the following:
- the LOC107912074 gene encoding protein TAPETUM DETERMINANT 1, producing MNRRFLLVLLSSVSTAVLFLFLIVLFPGESGSFGLKLMGLRIKQGNNTFSALHRKLLHGTTMKEPNRLPGEKCTKADIVINQGATRPLPTGISTYTVEIMNICFTGCDISGIHLNCGWFSSARLINPKTFRRLHYNDCLVNDGKLLINGGTVSFQYANTFLYPLSVSRVICS from the exons ATGAATAGGCGATTCCTTTTGGTACTACTGTCCTCGGTTTCCACCGCCGTATTATTCCTCTTCCTCATCGTGCTATTTCCAG GTGAGAGTGGTTCATTCGGGTTGAAGTTGATGGGACTGAGGATCAAGCAAGGAAACAACACATTTTCTGCACTACATCGCAAGCTTCTTCATG GGACAACAATGAAGGAACCGAACCGACTTCCAGGGGAGAAGTGTACCAAGGCAGATATAGTGATCAACCAGGGAGCCACTCGGCCACTCCCCACTGGCATCTCGACCTACACCGTCGAGATCATGAACATCTGCTTTACCGGCTGCGACATCTCTGGAATTCACTTAAACTGCGGCTGGTTTAGCTCCGCCCGTCTCATCAACCCCAAAACGTTCCGACGCCTTCACTACAACGACTGCCTCGTGAACGACGGGAAACTATTGATCAATGGTGGAACAGTCTCCTTTCAATACGCCAACACCTTCCTTTACCCTCTTTCTGTCTCCCGTGTCATCTGTTCTTAG